In a single window of the Arachis hypogaea cultivar Tifrunner chromosome 6, arahy.Tifrunner.gnm2.J5K5, whole genome shotgun sequence genome:
- the LOC140173781 gene encoding uncharacterized protein has product MAVESEKTIGDKPHSSGGDEKKTHSPYDLNASDNPGNIITQVQLRGKNYDEWARAVKISLRARKKWGFIDGTHTEPGKDAPELEDCLRTTVAYAENAKTLWKDIKERFSVVNGPRIQQLKADLTRCKKEGASMTAYYGKLKILWDELANCDQIPKCTCGGCKCSIGSQLEKRREEEKVHQLLMGLDDVSYATVRSSILATDLLPSLNRVYAMLIQEERVKTITKSADERGLVVGLAAHVGNKARRRGEHGEKAVTCFKCGKNGHDVKECFQIVGYPEWWGDRPRHEGRGTGKESGRQGMRNRGAQTRANVACTGESGSRVNNLEEKNLDMTGLTSEQWKVLVDMISKQKSAESEKMTGTLKNLCEKRTISGCPVGLPDGEQDCTSRKMIGAGERKDGLYWYRGVHKAQASHVKAENKLTPWHKKLGHLSFKIVQMIPNVSDKCNLPIEFWREYVLTVGHLINLTPSLVLKEKSPYEIIHGRAPSYEHLRIFGSLCYAHNQSRKNDKFDSRSRKCVFVGYPFGQKGWKLFDLEKKVFLVSRDVHFIEGVFSFHEAQRANSRVDQIEPSMLEHVFEDDTPIRSIFTSPTAEPIPPNQNETLEHSSTAPDIQDRGDMSSETTQTRTSSSPPKSAPRKRCRSPICHQPQPKPP; this is encoded by the exons ATGGCGGTAGAGTCAGAGAAGACCATCGGAGACAAACCACACTCATCAGGAGGAGATGAGAAGAAGACTCACTCGCCGTACGACCTCAACGCGAGTGATAACCCAGGAAACATAATCACGCAGGTGCAATTGCGTGGGAAAAATTATGACGAATGGGCGAGGGCTGTGAAGATTTCTCTTCGAGCTCGAAAAAAGTGGGGATTCATTGACGGGACTCACACAGAACCAGGAAAGGATGCACCTGAACTTGAAGATTG CTTGCGGACCACTGTGGCGTATGCAGAGAATGCGAAGACGCTGTGGAAGGACATCAAAGAACGCTTCTCTGTTGTGAATGGACCTCGAATACAGCAGTTGAAAGCAGATTTGACAAGGTGTAAGAAAGAAGGTGCGTCCATGACTGCGTACTATGGAAAGTTGAAAATACTTTGGGATGAACTTGCAAATTGTGACCAAATTCCCAAATGCACCTGTGGTGGGTGCAAGTGTTCAATTGGCTCTCAACTTGAGAAgcggagggaagaagaaaaggttcACCAACTCCTCATGGGCCTTGATGATGTCAGCTATGCCACTGTGAGGTCGAGTATCCTTGCAACCGATCTTTTACCTTCGCTTAATCGTGTGTACGCGATGTTAATTCAAGAGGAAAGGGTGAAGACAATCACCAAGTCGGCGGATGAAAGGGGACTGGTTGTGGGACTTGCGGCGCATGTCGGCAACAAGGCTAGAAGGAGAGGTGAACATGGAGAAAAGGCCGTGACATGTTTCAAGTGCGGCAAAAATGGGCATGATGTGAAAGAGTGTTTTCAAATAGTGGGTTACCCAGAATGGTGGGGAGACCGGCCAAGGCACGAAGGAAGAGGCACTGGCAAAGAATCAGGAAGACAAGGGATGCGCAACCGAGGGGCTCAAACGCGTGCTAATGTGGCGTGTACTGGAGAAAGTGGAAGTCGTGTGAATAACCTAGAAGAAAAGAATCTTGACATGACAGGTTTAACTAGTGAGCAATGGAAGGTATTGGTTGATATGATCAGCAAACAAAAATCAGCTGAATCTGAGAAAATGACTG GTACCTTGAAAAATTTGTGTGAAAAAAGGACCATTTCAGGATGCCCAGTGGGGTTGCCTGATGGTGAGCAG GACTGCACTTCGAGGAAGATGATTGGAGCGGGTGAACGGAAGGATGGGCTCTATTGGTATCGTGGTGTGCACAAGGCTCAAGCAAGTCATGTCAAAGCTGAAAATAAATTGACTCCGTGGCATAAGAAATTGGGACATCTATCATTTAAAATTGTGCAAATGATCCCCAATGTGAGTGACAAAT GTAATCTCCCTATTGAGTTTTGGAGAGAATACGTTTTAACTGTCGGGCACCTAATCAATCTCACACCGTCCTTAGTGTTGAAAGAAAAATCCCCATATGAAATTATTCATGGAAGAGCTCCCAGTTATGAACACCTGCGAATTTTTGGTTCTTTGTGTTATGCTCATAACCAAAGTAGGAAAAATGACAAATTTGACAGTCGAAGTAGGAAATGTGTATTTGTCGGGTATCCATTTGGGCAAAAAGGATGGAAGTTGTTTGATTTGGAAAAGAAAGTTTTTCTTGTCTCTCGTGATGTCCATTTCATTGAAGGTGTGTTTTCCTTTCATGAAGCCCAAAGAGCAAACTCACGAGTTGACCAAATTGAGCCCTCAATGCTGGAGCATGTTTTTGAAGATGACACTCCAATTAGGTCAATTTTCACTTCTCCCACAGCTGAGCCCATTCCTCCAAATCAAAATGAGACTCTAGAACATTCATCCACTGCTCCTGACATCCAAGACAGGGGGGACATGAGCTCCGAGACGACCCAGACGAGGACGTCATCATCCCCTCCAAAATCAGCGCCGAGGAAACGGTGCCGATCTCCGATTTGCCACCAGCCGCAACCGAAGCCCCCTTAG